The Mumia flava sequence GACGTCGCTCGACGCGGCGCTCGCCTGCGCCCCCGACCACGTCAGCGCGTACGCCCTGATCGTCGAGCAGGGCACCGCGCTGGCCCGGCAGGTCGCGCGCGGAGAGGTCGCCACGCCGGACGACGACCTGATGGCCGACATGTACACGCTGGCCGACGAGCGGCTCGGCGCCGCCGGTCTCGCGTGGTACGAGCTGTCGAACTGGGCGCGCGACGACTCCGCCCGCTGCCGCCACAACGAGCTGTACTGGACCGGCGCGGACTGGTGGGGATTCGGCCCCGGGGCCCACAGCCACGTCGCCGGCACCCGCTGGTGGAACGTCAAGCACCCGGCCGCGTACGCCGACCGGCTGGCCTCCGGGCACTCCCCCGGGCACGGTCGGGAGGTGCTCGACGACGAGACGCGGCGGGTCGAGCAGGTGCTGCTCGAGTCGCGCCTGCACGACGGGATGCTGCTCGAGCGCCTCGACGCCGACGGACGCGGCGCCGTCGACGCTCTCGTGGCCGACGGACTCGTCCTGCCCGCCCCGCTCGACGGCGGACGACTGGTCCTCAGCCGGTCCGGGCGCCTGCTCGCCGACGCGGTCGTCCGTCGGCTGCTGCCGTAGACCACCCGGACGCGACGAGGGGCCGCACCCGGCGCGGGTGCGGCCCCTCGTCCTGCGCGGCGCGAGCGATCAGGCCTCGCTGTAGAAGCCGTCCAGGACCGACTGGTACTTGTCCTCGACGACCCGGCGCTTCAGCTTCAGGCTCGGCGTCAGGTCACCCTCCTCGACGGAGAGGTCGTGGTCGAGGACCTTCCACCTCTTGATCGTCTCCCAGCGGTTCAGCTTGGAGTTCAGCTCGTCGACGTACGCCGCCATCGCCTTCTCCATCTGCGGGGAGGTGACGATCTCGGCGTACGACGTGCCTTCCAGCCCGTGGCCGGCGGCGAACACCTCGGCGGCCTCGGGGTCGACCGTGATCAGCGCGGACACGAAGTTGCGGTTGTTGCCGTGCACGATCATCTGGCTGGCGAGCGGGCAGACCCCCTTGAAGATGCCCTCGATGTGCGACGGCGCGATGTACTTGCCGCCCGAGGTCTTGAAGAGGTCCTTCTTGCGGTCGGTGATCGACAGGAAGCCGTCCTCGTCGACGTGACCGATGTCGCCGGTCGCGAGCCACCCACCGTCCAGGAGCGTGGCCGCGGTGGCCTCGTCGAGGTTGTGGTAGCCCTGCATCACGCCCGGGCCCTTGATGAGGACCTCGCCGTCCTCGGCGATCTTCACCTCGGTGCCCGGCATCGGGACGCCGACCGTACCGAACTTGTAGTTGTCCGGGTGGTTCACGAACGACCCGGCCGCGGTCTCGGTCAGGCCGTAGCCCTCGAGGATCAGGATGCCGGCGGCGTCGAACCACTCGGCGACCTCCCGCGACAGCGCCGCCGAGCCCGAGATGAAGAACCGGATCCGACCGCCGAAGCGCTCCCGGATCTTCGACAGCACGATCTTGTCGGCCAGCTTGTACTGGGCGTTCAGCGTCGCCGGGACCGGCTTGCCCTCGCGCTCCAGGCTCTTCACCTCGCCGGCGACCTTCGTCGCCCAGCGGAAGAGCTTGAGCTTGACGCCGCCCTCCTCCTCCATCATCGCGACGATCCGGCCGTAGGCCTTCTCGAAGATCCGCGGCGCCGCGCCCATCCAGGTCGGCTTCACGACGGCGAGGTTCTCGACGATCTTCGGGATCCGGCCGTCGACCGCGGTCGCGAAGCCCACGTGGAGCTGGTTCGAGAGCAGCACCTTGCCGAACGAGTGGGCCATCGGCAGCCACAGGTACTGGAGGTCGTCGACGGTCAGGAAGCCGCCCGCGGCGACCGCCGCGCCCTCGTACGCCCAGGAGTCGTGGGTCAGCCGGACGCCCTTGGGGCGGCCGGTCGTGCCCGAGGTGTAGATCAGGGTCGCGAGGTGGTCGGGCTGCGTGGCCTCGACCCGCTCGTCGACCGCCGACGGGTGGTCGGAGAGGTACTTCTCGCCCAGCTCCTCGAGGGACGCCAGCGAGATCACCCAGTCCCCGTCGCCCTCGCCGTCGAACAGCACGACCTTGAAGACGTCGGGGAGCTCGCTGCGCTTCGCGCTGAGCTTCTCGAGCTGCTCGGCGTCCTCGGCGAAGACGATCCTGCTGCCGGAGTCGGCCAGGATGTAGGCCACGTCGTCGGCCACCGAGGTCGGGTAGACCGTCGTGGTCGCGGCGCCGGCCGCCATGATGGCGAGGTCGGCGAGGATCCATTCGTAGCGGGTGCCGGAGGCGATCGCGACGCGTTCCTCCGGCTCGATGCCGAGCGAGATCAGGCCGGCGGCGATCTTGGAGACGTAGTCGCCGGTCTCGGCCCAGGTCAGGGAGCGCCAGTTCTCGCCGACCGGGTAGCGGTAGGCCTCACGGTTCGGAGTTTCCCGGACACGGTCGTAGAACAGGCGGCCGACACTGCGGGCGCGGTTCTCGATGATCTGGAGCTGCTCGGGCGTGGGGGTTGCCATGGTGGGTGCACCTCATCGCGGGAGTCGTAGGTGATGGGCATCACGAGTTGACCGAATGCTACGCGAGAGTAGGTGACCTGTGGCACCCCGTGTACCGAATCGAGACCCAACGGGGACCTGGTCTCAGAGCAGGTCACCCAGCAGGGCCGCCGCACGGGCCGCACCGTCGGTCGCGACACGCCGCGGTCGGGGGGTCGAGGCCAGCGCACCGAGCAGCTCGGCGGCGAGCCGATCGGCGTCCACGGCGTCCTCGTACGCGAGGTGACGACCGGCACGGTAGCGCTCCAGCCGGTGGCGGACGTGCAGGTTCTGCTCGAAGTGGTGGCGCAGCGGCACGTACACGAACGGCGTGCGCGCCGCGGCGAGCTCCATGCACGTCGTGAGACCGCCCTGCACCACCGCGACGTCGCACGCCGCCAGGTGCTCGCGCAGCCGCGGCACGTAGCCGCGGATCCGCACACCCCGGCGACGCGGCAACGACGCAGGATCGATCCGAGGGCCGCAGACGACCAGGAAGCGCAGCTCGGGAACCTCGCGGCGGGCGATCGGGACGGCGTCCAGCACGCGTTCCAGCAGCGCCGTCCCGACCCCCGAGCCGCCCACCGTCACCACGCAGACCCGATGCTCGGGCCGGTATCCGAGCGAGCGCCGCAGCGCCGCCCGGGCGGCGGAGTCCGGGACGTCGAAGCCGCTCACGTACCCGGCGAAGTCGAACTCCTCCTCGACCCAGGACCTGATGCTCGGCAGACCGTCGCCGAAGGACGCGTCGACGACGTCCTCGGGGTCGCCGACGAAGATCGAGCGGTCCCGCAGGTGCGGGTAGCGAGCCCGCTGCTCGATCATCTCCGCGTTGTAGTCGCGGGTCAGCGCCTCCTCGTAGGCTCCGCCGTCCGGCATCGGCAACCAGCCGACGAAGTCGGTGAACCACGCGAACGGCGCGCGCTTGCGCTCCGGGTTCTCGTGCAGGAAGTGGTCGACGTCCCACGCCTCGTCGCCGACCACCAGGTCGTACGGCCGCTCGCGGACGACCTCGTCGAAGACCAGGTAGTTCGCGACGAGGATCTCGTCCATCCTGCGGACCGCCTGGAACGCGTGCAGGTCGTGCTCCCCCGCCTCGGCGTCGATGTGAGCGGACTCGCTGGCGAGCCAGGCCGACGCAGGATGCACCTTCTCCCCCGCCTCCGTCAGCACGCCGGTGACGGGCGGCTGGGTCAGCCAGTCGATCTCGACCTCCGGATGGAGCCGCCGCAGCTCGCGCGCGATCGCGAGGTCGCGGCAGGCGTGCCCCAGCCCGATCGGCGAGGACAGGTAGAGCACGCGGCGGGGACGCCGGGAGGCGCGTGCCCAGGTCCCGTGCGCGGCCGGCGGGCGGACCCGGTCGACGAACGCCCGCAGGCGGGTGTTGACGAGCACCGGGTCGCGGCCCGGCAGGCCGTGCCCGCTGCCCTCGACCCGCAGCAGCGTTCCGCCGGTGAGCTCGGCGAACCGCTGCCCGACGGCGAACGGGACGATCCGGTCGCGGGTGCCGTGCAGCACCTCGACCGGGCACCGTACGGCGGTGGCGAGCTCGTCCTGGGGAGCGGCCTCACCGCCGCGCAGGCCCCGTGGGCCGTCGACCGTCGCGGCGAGCACCTCCGGCGTGACCGCCGAGGACCAGAGCATCGCGTCCTCGATCTGCTTGGTGGAGTGCGGTTCCACGAACATCTCGGCGAAGAAGTTCTCCCGGAAGCGATCGATCCCGCCCGCCATCCACGCTGCACGGTTGTACGTCTGCCATCCCTGCGGCCGCTGCGGCGCCGGGCCGTCCCAGTCGGGCGTGGCACGGCCCGGCCCGTCGACGATCAGCCGGCCCGCGGGTGCGATCGCGAACAGGCCCTCGACCCGCTCGGGATGCTGCGCCGCCACGGTCAGGGCCCACGCGGCCCCGGCCGAGAAGCCCACGAAGACCGCCGAGGTGGTCTGCGTGGCCTCCATCACCGCGAGGGTGTCCGCGACGTAGGCGGCGTCGGTGTACGCCGCCGCCCCGGCCGGCCTGCCCGACGCCCCGGATCCGCGGCCGTCGAACGTGACGACCCGGTAGTGCCGCGCCAGGTAGGCGATCTGCGCCTTCCACACCCGCGACCCGACGATCGCCCAGCACGGCATCAGGACCACCGTGACCGCGCCGGACCCGTACCGCTCCCACGCGATCGGGACCCCGCCGGACTCGACGCTGCCGTGCTCGTCCGGCGGTCGGCAGCGGGGGTCGGCGGACGCCATGGCTTCCATCGTCGCCGCGACCCGACCCCCGCGGAAGGGGCTTGCCCCTTCCCGTGCTCTCACGGGCGAACCTCGTAGACGTTGTTGAACGGCGTCTGCGCGACCAGCGCGAACCGGGTGAATCCCGCCGTCGTGACCACGTCGCGGAGCCGGGCCGGGCCGGCCTGCGTCCCCATCGCCAGCCCCACGTCCTGCGACAGCGACGCGGGCGTGCACAGCAGCGTGGAGAAGCCGTAGTAGGCGCGGCCGATCGGGTTCAGGTTGTCCTCGACGTGGTCGCCCGCGGCCGGCTCCACCACCATCCAGGTGCCGTCGGAGGCGAGGATGTCGCGGATGTGTCGCGCCGCTCCGACCGGGTCGCCCATGTCGTGAACGCAGTCGAACGTCGTCACGAGGTCGAACCCGGTGCCGTCGACGGCATCGGCGAGCTCGACGACGAACGTCGTACGGTCCCCGACCCCGGCCTCGGCGGCGCGTGAACGGGCCGTCTCGATCGACGGCGCGTGGTAGTCGGCACCGACGAACGTCGAGGCGTCGTACTCCTGGGCCATCAGGACGGTCGAGGCGCCGTACCCGCAGCCGACGTCCGCGACTCGCGCGCCGCTGGTGAGCTTGTCGACCACGCCGTCGAGCGCGGGCAGCCACTCGGCGACCAGGTGCGCCTGGTAGCTCGGCCGGAAGAACCGCTCGCAGCCCTCGTGCACGTCGTGGTTGTGCTCGTGCCAGCCGACGCCGTCGCCGCGACGCGCCGCCGCCAGCACGGACGGCGTGTCACGGATGGTCCCGTGCGCGATCTGGAAGAGGCCGACGAGGTACGCGGGGCTGTCGGGATCCGTGAACGCGACCGCCTGCTCGGGCGGCAGCGTGTACCGGCCGGTCCGGGGGTCGTAAGCGACGTACGAGCCGGCAGCCTGGGCGTTCAGCCACTCCCGGGCGATGTGCTCCTCGGTGGAGGTGCGCTCGGCGAGCTCGGCCGGGGTGCTCGGACCCTCGTCGGCCAGGCTGCGGTAGTAGCCGAGCTCGTCGCCCATCACGACGAGAGCGGCGTTCAGCGCGCCGCCGACCTCGGTCACGGCGGTCATCACGAAGCCCATCAGCTTGTCCGGATCGACCTCTCGTGGTGCGTCGATGGTGGTCATGGCGGTCCCTTCGTCGGGTGTCAGGTTGCTGTGGCTCGACGCTCGCAGCCGTGCGCCTGCGGCCGCATCAGGTGCCCCACCTAGTCCTCCGCAGCCCGCAGGCAGTCCTCCGCGGTCGCCGGCCAGAGGCGGGGCGCACGATCCGGCTCCCGGACGCCCGCGGACCCTACGATCGAGAGATGCTGATCGGCCGCGACCGCGAGCTCGCCGCCCTCGACCGGGTGCTGAGCGGCGCCCGCGTCGCTCAGAGCGGTGCGCTGGCTCTGGTGGGCGAGGCCGGGATCGGCAAGAGCACGCTGCTCGACGAGGCGGTGCGCAGCGCCGGCGACGGGCTCCTGGTGCTGCGAGCGACCGGCAGCCCCCTGGAGCGGGACCTGGCCTTCGCGGTGCTGCACCAGCTGCTCGGACCGGTCCTCGATCATCGGATGGCGCTGCCGGGTCCGCAGGTCGAGGCGCTCGAGGTGGCGCTCGCGCTGCGGGGCGGTGGGGAGCGGGTGGACCGGTTCGCGGTGGGCGCCGCCACGCTGTCGCTGCTGAGCCGGGTGGCGAAGGAGAAGCCGGTCCTCGCGGTCGTCGACGATGCCCACGAGGTCGACCGGTCCTCCGCCGAAGCGCTCGCGTTCGCGGTGCGCCGGCTGGTCGCCGACCCGGTCGCCGTCCTGGCGGCCGGCCGACCGACCGAGGGCTCCCCCCTCCTCACGAGCCTGCCGCGGCTCGAGCTCGGCGGTCTGGACACCCATGCGGTCGCCCGGCTCCTCACCGAACGGGCCGGCCGCCGCGCCGGCGACGAGGTCGCCGAGCGCGTCCGCGCCTCCACCGGCGGCAATCCGCTGGCGGTCGTCGAGCTCGCCGCCGAGCTCGAGACAGTCGAGCGGACCCCGCCCACCCGTCCGCCCGACATCCCCGCCCGGGTGCTCGCGGCGTACGGCCGGCGGGCCGCCGGACTCGCGCCGGAAGCCCGGACGGCCCTCCTCGTCGCGGCGCTCGGTGACGGCGACGTGGCGCGGACCGCCGCTGCTGCCGCCGCGCTCGACGTCGACCTGGCCGTCCTCGCCGACGCCGAGGCGGTCGGTCTCGTCCGCATCGACGGTGCCGCCCTCACGTTCCCGCACCCGCTGGCGCGAGCGAGCGCGTACGCCGTCGCTCCCCCGCAGCAGCGGCGCGACGCCCACCGCGCGCTGGCAGCGGTGCTTCCGGACGCGGACCGCCGCGCCTGGCACCTCGCCGAGGCGACGATCGGCCCAGACGCCGTGGCCGCCGACGCCCTGGCGGATGCGGCGCGGCGGGCCGACGAGCGCGGCGCGCACGCGGTCGCCGTCGCCGGGTACGAACGCGCGGCCGACCTGACCCCGGAACCGGCCGTACGCAGCCGCCGTCTCGCCGCGGCGGGCGAGTCCGCCTGGGAGGCGGGAGACGCGTCCCGGGCGACCGACCTGCTGGAACGCGCCGAGCACACCGCTGCGGACCCCGTCGCCGCGGCGCGGGCTGCGGCGCGGCGCGGCGCCGTCGAGATGCGAGGCGGCTCGCTGACCGCGGCGAGCGACCTGCTCGCCGAGGCGCTGCGCCGCCTCGACCCGGATGATCCGGACGCAGCGGCACTGGCGGCGTGCGACCTCGTCGGCGCCTCCTTCTTCCTCGCCGACACCACGGGGGTCCGCGACGCGACCCGTCGCCTCCGGTCGCTCGTTCCCCGCCTGAGCGACCCGACGGCGCGGACCCGAGCACGGTTGGCGGCCGGGATCGGCCTGATCACGACCGGCGAGGACGGCATCGCGCTGGTCCGCCAGTCGGTGGGCGAGATGGTCGATCGCGGGTCCGCCGACGATCCGCTCCGCCCCGGGTGGGGCGTGCTCGGTCCGTTGTTCCTGCGGGAGTCCAGCACCGGCCGGGACCTCGTCGACCACGCGGTCGAGCGGATCCGAGCACGCAACGCCCTCGGCTCGCTCCCGTACGTGCTGTTCCTGGTCTCGCGGGATGCCGCCGCGTCCGACCGGTGGGGCGACGCGCGGTCCGGGTACGAGGAGGGGATCGCGCTCGCCCGCGAGACGGGCCAGACCAACGACCTCGCGATGCTGCTCGCCGGGCTCGCCTGGCTGGAGAGCCGGGTGGGATCGGCGGACGCGTGCGAGGAGCACGCCGTCGAGGCGACGGAGCTGCACGCCCGCAACCACGTCCACCTCGCCCGTGCCTGGGCGGCGTGGGCGCGCGGCGACCTCGCGCTCGGTCAGGGCGACACCACCGCCGCGCTCGACCACTACCGCGGGCTCGTGGCGATGCTCGACGAGATCGGGCTCCTCGACGTCGACCTGCGACCGACCCCGGAGATCGTCGAGTGCCTCCTGCGTGCGGGACGTTCGGAGGAGGCGGCCGCCTGCGCGCGCGACTACGCCGACCGGGCCGAGGCCAAGGGACAACCCTGGGCCCGGGCACGTGCCGCGCGGACGGCGGCGCTCCTCCTCGGCCCCGGGGACGCAGCGGAGGCCGCGCTCGCCCAGGCGCTCGCTCTGCAGCGGGAGACGCCGGACACCTTCGAGGAGGCGCGCACCCTGCTCGCGACCGGCTCGATGCGGCGCCGCGACCGCCGTCGGGCGGAGGCGCGCGCACCGCTGCGCGACGCGGTGGCGGTGTTCGACCGGCTCGGGGCCCGACCGTGGGCCGACGCCGCGGCGGCCGAGCTGGCCGCGACCGGCGAGCATCCCCGTCGCCGCAACGACCGCAGCATCGACGCCCTCACCCCGCAGGAGCTCCAGATCGCGCGGATGCTCGGCTCGGGCCGTACGACCAAGCAGGCGGCCGCGGCGCTCTTCCTGAGCCCGAAGACGGTCGAGTACCACCTGCGCCACGTCTACACGAAGCTCGGGATCAACGACCGTGACGCCCTGGCGCGAGCGCTGGAGCAGTGATCGGGCGGCAACCGGTGCGCCCGTCGGCGGTGCGCGTGGTCAGCGGTGCGCGTCCACGTAGGCCTGGGCCTTCCGGCGCGCCTCGTACTCGATCCGCGGCGCATCCAGCAACCGCGGCAGGAGCGTCCGGTCGGTCGTCAGCGCGCGGAACATCAGCGCCACCGTGACGTCGTGATCGGGCCGCTCGACGACCTCGATCTCCTGTCCGGCGCTGATCTCTCCGGCCTCGAAGACGCGGAGGTACGCTCCGGGGACCCCGTGCTCGGTGAAGCGGCGGACCCACTTGTCCTCCTCGAGGAACCCGGCGAACGTCGCGCACGGGATCCGGACGGAGCACACCTCGAAGGTGGCCTCCCCGACCCTCCACCGCTCGCCGATCAGCGCACCGTTGACGTCGAGGCCGCGGGTCGTGAGATTCTCGCCGAACTCGCCGGGGCGCAGCTCGCGACCGAGGATGCGCCCCCA is a genomic window containing:
- a CDS encoding MOSC domain-containing protein — protein: MAILESINVGRIKPVGYASIGRTAIDKRPITGSVRAHALGLDGDQIADAKHHGGVDQAVYAYAAEDLEEWGRILGRELRPGEFGENLTTRGLDVNGALIGERWRVGEATFEVCSVRIPCATFAGFLEEDKWVRRFTEHGVPGAYLRVFEAGEISAGQEIEVVERPDHDVTVALMFRALTTDRTLLPRLLDAPRIEYEARRKAQAYVDAHR
- a CDS encoding class I SAM-dependent methyltransferase, with the protein product MTTIDAPREVDPDKLMGFVMTAVTEVGGALNAALVVMGDELGYYRSLADEGPSTPAELAERTSTEEHIAREWLNAQAAGSYVAYDPRTGRYTLPPEQAVAFTDPDSPAYLVGLFQIAHGTIRDTPSVLAAARRGDGVGWHEHNHDVHEGCERFFRPSYQAHLVAEWLPALDGVVDKLTSGARVADVGCGYGASTVLMAQEYDASTFVGADYHAPSIETARSRAAEAGVGDRTTFVVELADAVDGTGFDLVTTFDCVHDMGDPVGAARHIRDILASDGTWMVVEPAAGDHVEDNLNPIGRAYYGFSTLLCTPASLSQDVGLAMGTQAGPARLRDVVTTAGFTRFALVAQTPFNNVYEVRP
- a CDS encoding AMP-dependent synthetase/ligase — protein: MATPTPEQLQIIENRARSVGRLFYDRVRETPNREAYRYPVGENWRSLTWAETGDYVSKIAAGLISLGIEPEERVAIASGTRYEWILADLAIMAAGAATTTVYPTSVADDVAYILADSGSRIVFAEDAEQLEKLSAKRSELPDVFKVVLFDGEGDGDWVISLASLEELGEKYLSDHPSAVDERVEATQPDHLATLIYTSGTTGRPKGVRLTHDSWAYEGAAVAAGGFLTVDDLQYLWLPMAHSFGKVLLSNQLHVGFATAVDGRIPKIVENLAVVKPTWMGAAPRIFEKAYGRIVAMMEEEGGVKLKLFRWATKVAGEVKSLEREGKPVPATLNAQYKLADKIVLSKIRERFGGRIRFFISGSAALSREVAEWFDAAGILILEGYGLTETAAGSFVNHPDNYKFGTVGVPMPGTEVKIAEDGEVLIKGPGVMQGYHNLDEATAATLLDGGWLATGDIGHVDEDGFLSITDRKKDLFKTSGGKYIAPSHIEGIFKGVCPLASQMIVHGNNRNFVSALITVDPEAAEVFAAGHGLEGTSYAEIVTSPQMEKAMAAYVDELNSKLNRWETIKRWKVLDHDLSVEEGDLTPSLKLKRRVVEDKYQSVLDGFYSEA
- a CDS encoding AAA family ATPase, which codes for MLIGRDRELAALDRVLSGARVAQSGALALVGEAGIGKSTLLDEAVRSAGDGLLVLRATGSPLERDLAFAVLHQLLGPVLDHRMALPGPQVEALEVALALRGGGERVDRFAVGAATLSLLSRVAKEKPVLAVVDDAHEVDRSSAEALAFAVRRLVADPVAVLAAGRPTEGSPLLTSLPRLELGGLDTHAVARLLTERAGRRAGDEVAERVRASTGGNPLAVVELAAELETVERTPPTRPPDIPARVLAAYGRRAAGLAPEARTALLVAALGDGDVARTAAAAAALDVDLAVLADAEAVGLVRIDGAALTFPHPLARASAYAVAPPQQRRDAHRALAAVLPDADRRAWHLAEATIGPDAVAADALADAARRADERGAHAVAVAGYERAADLTPEPAVRSRRLAAAGESAWEAGDASRATDLLERAEHTAADPVAAARAAARRGAVEMRGGSLTAASDLLAEALRRLDPDDPDAAALAACDLVGASFFLADTTGVRDATRRLRSLVPRLSDPTARTRARLAAGIGLITTGEDGIALVRQSVGEMVDRGSADDPLRPGWGVLGPLFLRESSTGRDLVDHAVERIRARNALGSLPYVLFLVSRDAAASDRWGDARSGYEEGIALARETGQTNDLAMLLAGLAWLESRVGSADACEEHAVEATELHARNHVHLARAWAAWARGDLALGQGDTTAALDHYRGLVAMLDEIGLLDVDLRPTPEIVECLLRAGRSEEAAACARDYADRAEAKGQPWARARAARTAALLLGPGDAAEAALAQALALQRETPDTFEEARTLLATGSMRRRDRRRAEARAPLRDAVAVFDRLGARPWADAAAAELAATGEHPRRRNDRSIDALTPQELQIARMLGSGRTTKQAAAALFLSPKTVEYHLRHVYTKLGINDRDALARALEQ
- a CDS encoding alpha/beta hydrolase; amino-acid sequence: MASADPRCRPPDEHGSVESGGVPIAWERYGSGAVTVVLMPCWAIVGSRVWKAQIAYLARHYRVVTFDGRGSGASGRPAGAAAYTDAAYVADTLAVMEATQTTSAVFVGFSAGAAWALTVAAQHPERVEGLFAIAPAGRLIVDGPGRATPDWDGPAPQRPQGWQTYNRAAWMAGGIDRFRENFFAEMFVEPHSTKQIEDAMLWSSAVTPEVLAATVDGPRGLRGGEAAPQDELATAVRCPVEVLHGTRDRIVPFAVGQRFAELTGGTLLRVEGSGHGLPGRDPVLVNTRLRAFVDRVRPPAAHGTWARASRRPRRVLYLSSPIGLGHACRDLAIARELRRLHPEVEIDWLTQPPVTGVLTEAGEKVHPASAWLASESAHIDAEAGEHDLHAFQAVRRMDEILVANYLVFDEVVRERPYDLVVGDEAWDVDHFLHENPERKRAPFAWFTDFVGWLPMPDGGAYEEALTRDYNAEMIEQRARYPHLRDRSIFVGDPEDVVDASFGDGLPSIRSWVEEEFDFAGYVSGFDVPDSAARAALRRSLGYRPEHRVCVVTVGGSGVGTALLERVLDAVPIARREVPELRFLVVCGPRIDPASLPRRRGVRIRGYVPRLREHLAACDVAVVQGGLTTCMELAAARTPFVYVPLRHHFEQNLHVRHRLERYRAGRHLAYEDAVDADRLAAELLGALASTPRPRRVATDGAARAAALLGDLL